GGACATTCAAGTATCCCTCTACTCACTCAAAGAGCTTTTGCTCTCATTCGCGCATACTTTCTGAGTCCTTCATATTTTAAAGATGAACGCTCCATATCCTGCCCTTATTTGCCCTTTAACTATTCCGAATCGAGTCGGATATGTCCGTTGCCGGGATTGCTCCGTACTAGGATATTTCAAGGCGCTGAAGGTTATTCCTACTTGTTTTCTCGCTAATCTATTTTAACACTGTGGCTAAAGCCACGCAATCGTTTGACGGAACTTAAAAGTTCCTACCGCCTTCTCCCCATGCCTAAAGTCAGGGGCTTGCGTCTCGTTTTTCGGTCAAAATTTCGCGTTTTAGAGTATTTTAAAGACATTTTCAGGAATTAGCCTCACAATAGCTTATGGTATGTATCGACATATGGATTTAAAATTAAAAAGTTTTAAATCCCCACTAAATTGGGAAAATAAAGTCTACTAGGTTATCAAACTGCTGTGGCGAATGTTAAGAATATCTCTCTAGGACACATTAACCTTGATAATTATAATACCTGTACTTAAGTATATGTGTGACTAGCAAAGTCTTATTACTTTCATTTTCCATAATTTTGATTAGACTATTATTTTGGATGATCAGGAAATGCATTCCGTACCCCTGTAGAGTCTTAAATAACCCCTAAAGTGGGAACTGCGTTTTTACGCAATCCTACCTCCTGTTAATCTTACGAATTTTTGTGCAAAGTGATGGTCATGGCTCCCGCCAAGATTCTTGTAGTTGATGACGACCCTGCGGTCCGAAATTTAATCCAACGCTTTTTGATTAAGCAGACCTATCAGGTGGAGGCTGCTGAGGATGGTAAAACAGCCTTAGCTCTATTTGAGCAATTTAACCCAGATTTGGTGATTTTAGATGTAAATTTACCAGATGTTATTGGGTTCAACCTCTGCCAGGAAATGCAAAGTCGTAATGGTGTTTTTGTTTTGATGCTGACTAGCCGCGCCGACGAAGCCGACAAAATTCGCGGCTTTTCTAAAGGCGCTGACGATTATCTCACCAAGCCATTTGGACTGGGAGAGTTAGAAGTTAGAGTAGGAGCAATTTTGAGACGACAGCGGATTGTGAC
The window above is part of the Nodularia spumigena CCY9414 genome. Proteins encoded here:
- a CDS encoding response regulator transcription factor, whose amino-acid sequence is MAPAKILVVDDDPAVRNLIQRFLIKQTYQVEAAEDGKTALALFEQFNPDLVILDVNLPDVIGFNLCQEMQSRNGVFVLMLTSRADEADKIRGFSKGADDYLTKPFGLGELEVRVGAILRRQRIVTTAEQKRLVFEKLMIDPARREVALNNQVIPLTALEFDLLHFLASHPGRVWRRAELIQEVWDYEYVGDQRVVDVHIGQIRKKIEIDVSQPALIQTVRGVGYKFECPTHSPKLETHS